The Branchiostoma floridae strain S238N-H82 chromosome 3, Bfl_VNyyK, whole genome shotgun sequence genomic sequence CTCCTCTCGAGCTTGTAAACTGATGATAAGATTTCAAGCATAGCATTATTTGCCTCTACGTACAGATTGCCCTACGTATGGCTGAGTTATTGAAATCGACCACAACAGCTACACGTAGGAAACAAAATGGACAGAACATTACTGTACGGGTCAAAGACGTTTAAAATGCGGTTCCAAGACAAAGGCAACCATCTTAAggtgtatgtgtttttttatagTGTTCAAATGTAAACTAGCTATGGTCTCGGTCACAGTCGTCATATTACAGGTTAACAACAGCAAAATGAGGGTGTTCTTGAGAATTAGTGGAtgtgttttacaaaatgtatctgccatgtgagagaaaaaaatagcTTAGGGCCTTCTCGGCGGCTCGTCTTCTATCAGTCTCGCTTAAAATCTCAAGACAACAAAGATATACTTAGTATGGGTACCAAACTGCGATCGCCTGGTAACAACGATTGAGGTGGGAATTATTCTCGGCATCTGGTTTAATCAAGACCGTCACGCCATGACGGGGGAAATGACTCAGTCGATACGCAAGGTAACTGTTAGTCAAACAACTAGATAGATTTGGACACAGATGTTCTagacagcatccactatcttcAGTTTGTGACACTGAATACTGTggtgctgtctgaaacgtctgaccgtttccaaaactttCGAGTTGCTTGAGCATCTGTTACTTGATCAACTTTTGTTTTTCCAATTACCGGGATGCTTGTCTTCATCGACGTACTCTGTCAATACGTATGAATGAAAAGTCGAACGAACATATGATGTTAACATCTCCTATTTGTAATAAAGAGGTTCTATTCTTCGATAATCATTTTTCTTGGGTCACGAGGGCGCAATTTATTGAAGAATTTTCTATGCCGTACTAACTTGCTTTTCTTAACCCCCATTCATAAACGATTGTTATGGGATGGAGTATTGACGCTTGTCTAGTCACGTAAACCGTTAGTGCAATCGCGTAAAGGTCTTTCTCACCTATTTGTCATGAAAGAAAGGATTACCTATTTGCTAAAGTCTCTAGTAAACGGCTTTCCCTGACAAATTGAAATCCTCTTTCCCTTGTCCTATATGTATCATTTTTCGTTAGCGTCAAAACGAGTGCCCTATCTCCTAGATATATGGTGAGAAATTCATGCTACAATTGGGAAAAATACAAGATCCAAGCCCTGACATACACACGCGCGCATAAACCGCTagatttttgtacaaaatggcTTACCTGTTTTCACTTGTACAATCAGTATCAAAACTAGGAGTCACGTCACTGACATTCTTCCAAGACCTGAAACCATTGCACAGCTGAATTTGACGCACTCAACTTAATGGGTAACACCACCGTGGGATTTACGCCTACAGTTTCTCTACAGTCTAGAGATTTGGTCGCTAGGATTCCACAAATTTTATCCCGTGCTAAACTGTAATAAGCGCAGACTTGTTCTCTCACACGAGTCTTTGTTGTGGAAAAAAACGCCCCGGAAAGAATGCGGCAATTATAGGAAATAATGCAGACGGGAGTCGTATTTCATCGCACGGCATATATGGCTGTACCATTAAAGGCATTCCGATAGGGGTGTATTCAAATAGATTTTAGTATGTTTCTGAAATGATGACAACAAAGTTGCCCGATATGTAAAGTTTGACATACGACGCAGCACATTCAATAGTATTGTGTATTAATAGTACAACGCGATTGGAATGTTTTTGGAGGGAAATGTCCACTGACCCCTCTGTTCAGGATAGAATAGCCCCAATAGGCTTAGTAATAGTAAGAAGGGGTGAGAGCAGGTGAGAGCTAGCCGCATGTTTGTGAATCAAGGTCACTCTCTGTAAGTCCTTGTACCTTCGTGTTTAACTTAATCCTGTAAGAATGGCAGTGACATGGTCATATTTTGCCAACCTTAGCTTTCCGGGTCCGTTCGTATTGAAGTGGTTGAAATGGCAGCGAAAAGTGATAAATATTTACTGGTCAACAATTAACTTGTTATGTCGATTCAAACCTTACTTGCATGATAAAATTGGATACAATTCAACAGGAAAGCTACAATCCTAAAATGACGGGATATGAGATCTTCAAAAATAGAAACATTTACCTTTAGTTATCAACCTTGCCATTCGAAAGGATAGTAATTAGATCGCTATCCTGTTATTAACATTGATGGAAATGTAGCTTTCTGTCCAACAGACTTCCATCACTCACTAGATAAAAAACGGCGCCACTCACAAAACAGCAACACAGAATTATAGCTACAACATATTTATTATCGATCCATACATCACAGTATCTAAATGCAATCAAATCCATACTGATACGTCTGGCTTGAAACCCCGATTGAACAAGTCACAGAACACATAGGGATCGCatgcaaaatgtttttgcagttgtagttgtagattCTAGAGAGCGACATTGAATTGTAttcagtacatttttgtatcaaaacACACCTTCGATtgataagacaacaaaattatCTCAGAGTAGAAATGGAAGTCAAAGAAAGACCTTTTCTGCTCTAATCTTAAGACAAGTTTTAAGATGCTGCACCCACAACCCTTGCCTCTTTCATATTACACCATCTATCTGGCGTCAGTTGTCCACGTTGGTACCCATCATCCTCTTCGCGTTGTTCCGTAAGGCTGCCATCATGCTCTTCAACGTCAGCATTCGCTTTACTGCAGAAGGGCATAGAAATTTGTGATGTCAAACACAACATTATATAAAACTAGAAATGTTGATATACAATCTTCAAAATACAGATTCTGAAGTGACATTCATCTTTTACGTTAGTCAGTATACGTGAAACCTGTTTTTCATCCAGTTGCAGGGATGGCAGAAATTCCTCTTTAGATATTTGCTGCCATGGGCTCTTTCAACATAACGATACAAAGACAACGAGGCAACATGTGTATGTGgaaagaaatatacaaaactCATATATTTTATAACCAACATGGCAGACGTTTGATAGCGTCATGGTCGTGACGTACCTTGTCCGGTGCTCCACACGGTGACTGTCTGTTCGTTACCTCCACATTTTGATTTCAGATCTCCTGTGCAGCTGACGTCACACTGTGAGTCGGACACTAGGCTGAGGGTTTGCAGGTCCGCTGCCGTCAAACAGCTACAGAACTTGCCTTCGCCTGTCGCTGTTGGAGACAACATGACGAATATGATGAGAAAAATGAATACGCCGTACTTGTACTATCTTACGGCTTTAAATTAATACAGGGCCAGTCATGTAATTGATATTTATCCTAAAACTTACAGTATCTTATTAAATTCATTTTAGTCATACATCATATGGCTGATATTTTCTTGCCAACACAAGTAGTTTATTTGAACTGAAGTTCAAATCAAAGGCTTACACTAGAATCACAACAAGTTCAATAAGAATGAAAAGGCGCGTACCTGAGTAAGTCTTGCCCTGGGCAGCACAGTGTTGGACACAGTCTGTGTTGGTCATGTCCGGAGACGCCTGGTCGGCGGTGAGCGTGTCCTCACTTCCCGTGTGCGTGTAGCAACCTTTGTAGCTCTGGACGGAGGTCGTCAGCGTACGTTTTGCTGCAGCGCGAGGGGGATGAAAAGTTGTTATGTCATACACGGCATTATATAAAAAAGGAGAAGTTATTCTTCGAAATTGGGGAGGGGGATAAATGAAATTTACAATGTCATACATTAAGTTATATAAAACTAGAAATATCGATAAAAATCTTCAAAATACAGATTCTGAAGTGACATTCATCGTTCTTCAGGaggtagtacatttgtatatggttttcatccagttgtagagatgaCTGTCGCACTAATTGCAGTCCTTTGAACGTGACGGTCTAAGACAATGATGCAACATGTTCATGTGGGGagaaagataaataaaatatttcATAACCAGACGTTTAATGACGCCATGGTCGTAACCTACCTTGTCCGGTGCTCCACACGGTGACTATCTGTTCGTTACCTCCACATTTTGATTTCAGATCTCCTGTGCAGCTGACGTCACACCGTGAGTTAGGCACTTGGCTGAGGATTTGCAGGTCTGCTGCCGTCAAACAGCTACAGAACTTGCCTTCGCCTGTCGCTGTTGGATAGACAACATAACGAATATGATTAGTAAAGTGCATACGCCGTGCTTGTACTAACTATCTGAACTTACGGTTATGCTGCAGGGCCAACTCAAGCTCATAAATTTAAATTCAAACTGAAAGTTACAGTATATTGTTTAAATCTATTGAGGGTCCGTAGTTAAAACACGAACATATAGTTGATATCTTCTTACCAATACAAGTAAAAGGAGTGTGCCTATCAACTGAAATTTTAAACATTCATTCCAGAAACGTATGTAATAATATTGTGCATGATAAAAACTCATTCAGTACATTTAGTATTTGTATCGCATTTGAATAGCATTACAATAAAGAGTTTTccaaaacccaatagaagtCAAAAGGCGCGTACCTGAGTAAGTCTTGCCCTGGGCCGCACAGTGTTGGACACAGTCTGTGTTGGTCATGTCCGGAGACGCCTGGTCGGCGGTGAGCGTGTCCTCACTTCCCGTGTACGTGTAGCAACCTTGGTAGCTCTGGGCGGAGCCTGATCCTGTGAACAAGGGCGGAAGATTGAATCATAATAGTGAGAATGTCAGAATGGTAAACTTCTAATATCACACTGTGCTTTGCCATGTTTTGTTATCTACGAAAAACGATGTCATATTAAAAGTGGTCAACGACGATGGAAGAAGAAATACATTGCTACAGGGTTTTGTCAAACTTTTGCTCCAACTATAAGAGCAGTTGAAAAAGCCAACAAAACTCAATCTCCAAACGTTTACTGTCGAGAATACAACTTTCTTAACTCCACAAACCCCACTCATTGCAGAAAGATACTTCAGGAAACAAACCCATATTGTACTTCGTATAAGTTCTTGTTGTTTCAGTTTGCAatcagccctcgggcaagaatacTCTTACAACATTCATGAACACTTGCAATTCATTTGACGCCCGACATGAACTAAAACTGGTATCAATAAACACCGCAGCTTTATACTGATATCAGTTTGATAATATATTACAACAAGAAATCGGAACACAACTTACCGATAGCGAGCAGGAGGACGAATGTTGAAATTGCCACCATCTTGAACAGGACCAACTGACGAGACTTGTCACCGACTCTTGTCAAGCAAGAAGTGACATAGCAGTTTTTGTCGTCTCTTTTAAACCCATCTGGTAAGAATTGTCTGACCACCGAATCGGACTTACCTTGCTGTCTACTAGTTGTCTGAATCAGgaattgatatttttttgttatgATGTAAATCAGAATGAAGGGGTTGTCTGTGAAAAGTACAATTATGAGAGACAGTGGATAACATTGCTTGATTGTTTTTCAAAAGGAACGGATTATTGTCATGTCTGGTCAGAACTTTAATGTTGTCTGTGCAGTAGCAATGGATTTGCTGCTacatttctatacatgtatatggccgagagagatacaatgtatttatatACACATTCAAAAAATGCATATATAACAGAGGTAGAACTTGTAGCAACGCAAAATACGTTTTTCCGTAAACTATTAGTAGAGTGGAATTCATTGCCCCCAGGTTCATGTACGATGTCGGCATGGTCATCCGGTAGCTTTGAGCAAGGAgattttatctgataaaagctccttgctttgaGCAACACTTAGTTAGATATGCGATGGTAGGTAGGACGCGTCGTTCTATAGACAACAACTGCCATCATATTGTATGGAGTTTTTCTATTTAGTGGTTTTCTCCCAGTAAGATCTGTTACTCGAAAGTTTTGACATCATTTGTCGTCACCCAGAGTCACAACGAGGGCTAAGTCGATGTACGTTGCTCAAATTCTCCCTATTGTGAAGCACAAGTAATTCCGGGGCGCTTTGTCTGAAATGACTAAGATATCCATTCCTTCACAACTTGCTCAGACGTAAACCATATTTCATCTGTTTCATTgaatcattgtacatgtattggacTAATTTTACTTGATTTTATCTTTTCTTGCTTCGGGCTATTTACAACTCGAATCTGAATTTTACTTGTAAAGAAGATACAACGTTACATTATAAACACACATCAATTCCcagatagacaaaaattgttgATGTTACGTTTATGTTGTGATATGTCAGGATATGATTGGCATGATAATGGTATGTGCAGCAGCGTGCTGggcccataacccagaggtcGGTGGATCGAAACCACCCGCTgctagaaattttttttctgcaattacatgtatttccccTATTTTCATAATGTCTATTACCAAGAAAAAATCACGTACTCCGACTTGATTTGTGGATAACACCCAAtagtatatatatttttgtatgtacatacgCATCTGAAATCTTACATATAGAGGTGATCACGAAAGTTGCAAGGGAAATTGAACACATAGAACATGCAGACAATTGGTCATAGAATAAACGAAAATTTTATTAGCTTAATTTGAATAAATCATtattttaatgaatgaagacttttattgtacacTTTTGCCACACTTGGCTATGCACACGTCACTGTAAAACGTGTTGAAAGTTGATACATgaacaaaatatataaaaataataataaatagtGCATAGACGAGTGCTTATAGTGTAAATAGTGTATGGTAAATAGTGTAAATTGTGCTTCACTAGAAGGTGCATTTGAGTCATGTCAAACAACTTATTCCTCGTTGTCAAGACTTTCGAGCAACGGGTATTCCTGGGAGTAAACCTCTAAAGGGGGGAAAGGCACCTCTGTTACTCCAGTATTCAAGAGAGGTAGGCAATGTAGGCAACAATTTTGTCTATCTGAGTAAAGGGCACTAAAACCAGATAGAAACCACTACAGGAAGATCCCAAGGTTTTAGATGATCCAGCATGGCGCTGGTTAGGATGTGCCCCAGCACTTTGCTACAAACGCTTGTCAACGACACCGGACACTTAGTTGCCTGCATGCATCGTACTGCTCATCTGTCTTGAACACCGGAGTAACAAGGGCAGTTTTCACACAGATAGTAGAGTCCCAGTGTTGACCGACGACGGATTCGTCCTATGTGTTACCAGACGACGGACATGATAATGTACAGATGTGCTTTTAGAGGTTTACTCCCAGGAATATCTGTTACTCGAAAGTCTTGACAACGAGGGCTAACTTGtttgacatatcaaatgcaCCTTCTATCCATTCCTTCACAACTTGCTCAGACGTAAACCATGTTTCACATCTGTTTCATTGGATCATTGTATTGGAACAGTTTTTACTTGATTTTATCTTTTCTTGCTTCGGGCTATTAACAGCTCGAATATGAATTTTACTTGTAAAGAAAATACAGCGTTTCATTATAAACACACATCGATTCCcagatagacaaaaattgttgATGTTACGTTTATGTTGTGATGATGTTATGCATATGACGTGTCGCGATATAATAGGCATGATATTGTACGTGCAGCAGCGTGGCGCAGCGGAAGCGTGCTGggcccataacccagaggtcGGTGGATCGAAACCACCCGCTGCTAGaaacttttttcttcaattattTTCCCTAttttcataatacatgtatctattacCAAGAAAAATCTAACGTAGTCCTTCATGATTCTGACTCGGACATACGATATATACATATGATCGCACGCATAAGAAAAGATGTCTGAACTCTTATGATATACTTATACAGGTGATCACGAAAGTCGCAAAGAAAattgaacacacagaacatgcAGATCACTGgccataaatgaatgaattactTTGATTCACTTaatttgaataaatgaagacttttattgtgCACTTTTGCCACACTTTGCTATGCACACGTCACAGTAAAACATGAAATAGTTTTACGTCTGAGCAAGTTGTGAAGGAATGGATGTATAAGTCATTTCAAACAAAGCGCCACGGAATGATTTGTGCTTCACTAGAAGGTGCATTTGAGTCATGTCAAACAAGTTAGCCCTCGTTGTCAAGACTTTCGAGTAACAGATATTCCTGGGAGTAAACCTCTAAAAGCACATCTGTACATTATCATGTCCGTCGTCTGGTAACACATAGGACGAATTCGTCGTCGGTCAACACTGGGACTCTACCATCTGTGTGAAAACTGCCCTTGTTACTCCGGTGTTCAAGACAGATGAGCAGTACGATGCAGTGCAGGCAACTAAGTGTCCGGTGTCGTTGACAAGCGTTTGTAGCAAAGAGCTGGGGCACATCCTAACCAGCGCCATGCTGGATCATCTAAAACACCTTGGGATCTTCCTGTAGTGGTTTCTATCTGGTTTTAGTGCCCTTTACTCAGATAGACAAAATTGTTGCCTACATTGTGCCGCTCACCTCTCTTGAATACTGGAGTAACAGAGGTGCCTGTCTTCCTTTTAGAGGTTTACTCCCAGGAATACCCGTTGCTCGAAAGTCTTGACAACGAGGGCTAAGTTGTTTGACAATCATATCCTGACACATATCAACATCATTTATTCAAATTCAGTGAATCAAAGTTTCTTTAATGACACAGTTATCTGCATGTTCTATGTGTTCAATTTTCCTTGCAACTTTCGTGATCACCTATATATGTAAGATTTCAGATGcgtatgtacatacaaaaatgtatatactTTTGGGTGTTATCCACAAATCAAGTCGGAGTACGTGATTTTTTCTTGGTAATAGACATTATGAAAATGggggaaatacatgtaattgcagaaaaaaagtttatagCAGCGGGTGGTTTCGATCCACCgacctctgggttatgggccCAGCACGCTTCCGCTGCGCCACGCTGCTGCACATACATTATCATGCCAATCATATCCTGACACATATCGACATCAAAACATAAACGTAACATcaacaatttttgtctatctgGGAATCGATGTGTTTTTATAATGAaacgcttttttttctttacgaGTAAAATTCAGATTCGAGCTGTAAATAGCCGGAAGCAAGAAAAGATAAAATCAAGTAAAATTagtgcaatacatgtacaatgatccAATGAAACAGAGGAAATATGGTTTACGTCTGAGCAAGTTGTGAAGGAATGGATATCTTAGTCATTTCAGACAAAGCGCCCCGGAATTACTTGTGCTTCACAATAGGGAGAATTTGAGCAACGTACATCGACTTAGCCCTCGTTGTGACTCTGGGTGACGACAAATGATGTCAAAACTTTCGAGTAACAGATCTTACTGGGAGAAAACCACTAAATAGAAAAACTACATACAATATGATGGCAGTAGTTGTCTATAGAACGACGTGTCCTACCTACCATCGTTTATCTATAACTAAGTGTTGCTCAAAGCTACCTGATGACCATGctgacagtgtacatgtacctggggGCAATCAATCTCTCGGCCATATATAGAAATGTAGCAGTAATTCCATTGCTACTGCACAGACAACATTAAATTTAAGTTCTGACCAGACACGACAATAATCCGTTCCCTTTGAAAAACAATCAAGCAATGTTATCCACTGTCCCTCATACTTGTACTTTTCACAGACAACGCCTTCATTTTGATTTACATTACAACAAAAATCATCAATTCCTGATTCAGACTACTTACCCACTATCAGACAGCAAAGTGAGTCCGATTCTGTGGACAGACAATTCTTACCACATGGGTTTAAAAGAGACGACAAAAACTGTCAGTTCTTGCTTGACAAGAGTCGGTGACAAGTCTCGTCAGTTGGTCCTGTTCAAGATTTCAACAATTTCAATGGCAATTTCAACATTCGTCCTCCTGCTCGCTATCGGTAAGTTGTGTTCCGGTTTCTTGTAGTAATATCTTATCAAACTGATATCGGTCTAGAGCTGCGGTGGTTATCAATACCAGCTTTAGTTTGTATATGTCGGGCGTCGAATGAATTGCAAGTTAAGTGTATAACGTATGATGCATGAATGTTGTAAGagagttcttgcccgagggctgatTGCAACTGAAACAGTGTATAGAAAAAGGATACAGAAGGTGcaagataacaatggtgacaggTGTAAAAGAAACTATTCCAACAAGAACTGCTACGAAATTCAGTATGGGTTTGTTTCCTGAAGTATCCTGAAGACTCTTTtttagtctgggtaccatccggaaagaagttctctccggcgttcattatatactatttacagtcgcttctagctctgacgttcattatacactatatacagtctaTTCTCTGCTGGaaagcagaagcgaacataggagcgaactactatccggatggtgcccaggctaaaTCTTTCTGCAATGAGTGGACAAAGTTGTCAGTTAACGTTTGGAGATTGTTATGAGTTTTGGTGGCACTTTGAACAGCTCTTATCCTCATACTAGtagttacagaaaaagtttcacacaaaaaactgtagcaatgtatttcatcttccataTCGTCGTTGGCCGTTTTAATATGACATCGAcaacgacaacaaaacaaaacagcacaGTGTGCTATTAGAAGTAAATCATTCTGACATGTCGCACGATTATGATTCAATCTCCTGCCCTTGTTCACAGGATCAGGCTCCGC encodes the following:
- the LOC118410809 gene encoding WSC domain-containing protein ARB_07867-like, giving the protein MVAISTFVLLLAIGSGSAQSYQGCYTYTGSEDTLTADQASPDMTNTDCVQHCAAQGKTYSATGEGKFCSCLTAADLQILSQVPNSRCDVSCTGDLKSKCGGNEQIVTVWSTGQAKRTLTTSVQSYKGCYTHTGSEDTLTADQASPDMTNTDCVQHCAAQGKTYSATGEGKFCSCLTAADLQTLSLVSDSQCDVSCTGDLKSKCGGNEQTVTVWSTGQVKRMLTLKSMMAALRNNAKRMMGTNVDN